The proteins below come from a single Cottoperca gobio chromosome 11, fCotGob3.1, whole genome shotgun sequence genomic window:
- the LOC115015658 gene encoding RNA-binding protein 25-like has translation RERERHRHRERERHRQTERERDTDTDRERERHRQRERETQTQTERERHRHRERDTDRERERETDTERERQTQRQRERDRHRDRERTERENRHTERERERERTGHRERETGPRERERCERERDRGEREREREREREREGGGERERERERGRGREGERGERERREREREREREREREKRERERDRDRGERERERETQRDRQRERDRERERERERERERERQTERERERERERRERERE, from the exons agagagagagagagacacagacacagagagagagagagacacagacagacagagagagagagagacacagacacagacagagagagagagagacacagacagagagagagagagacacagacacagacagagagagagagacacagacacagagagagagacacagacagagagagagagagagagacagacacagagagagagagacagacacagagacagagagagagagacagacacagagacagagagaggacagagcgagagaacagacacacagagagagagagagagagagagagaacaggacacagagagagagagacaggaccacgagagagagagagatgcgagagagagagagacagaggagag agagagagagagagagagagagagagagagagagagggggggggggagagagagagagagagagagagagggagagggagagagggagagagaggagagagagagaggagagagagagagagagagagagagagagagagagagagagagaagagagagagagagagagacagagacagag gagagagagagagagagagagagacacagagagacagacagagagagagagacagagagagagagagagagagagagagagagagagagagagagagacagacagagagagagagagagagagagagagagagaagagagcgagagagagag